Proteins from one Streptococcus mitis B6 genomic window:
- a CDS encoding helix-turn-helix transcriptional regulator — protein MAKNLKLKLARVELDLTQGQLAEAVGVTRQTIGLIEAGKYNPSLSLCQSICRCLGKTLDQLFWEEEDGK, from the coding sequence GTGGCTAAAAATTTAAAATTAAAATTAGCTCGTGTGGAGCTTGATTTAACTCAAGGTCAACTGGCAGAGGCTGTTGGTGTGACGCGCCAGACTATTGGTTTGATAGAGGCGGGGAAATACAATCCCAGTCTCTCGCTCTGCCAGTCCATTTGCAGATGTTTAGGGAAAACCCTAGACCAACTATTTTGGGAGGAAGAAGATGGTAAATAA
- the murC gene encoding UDP-N-acetylmuramate--L-alanine ligase has product MSKTYHFIGIKGSGMSALALMLHQMGHKVQGSDVEKYYFTQRGLEQAGITILPFDEKNLDGDMEIIAGNAFRPDNNVEIAYADQNGISYKRYHEFLGSFMRDFVSMGVAGAHGKTSTTGMLSHVLSHITDTSFLIGDGTGRGSANAKYFVFESDEYERHFMPYHPEYSIITNIDFDHPDYFTSLEDVFNAFNDYAKQITKGLFVYGEDAELRKITSDAPIYYYGFEAEGNDFVASELLRSTTGSTFTVHFRGQELGQFHIPTFGRHNIMNATAVIGLLYTAGFDLNLVREHLKTFAGVKRRFTEKIVNDTVIIDDFAHHPTEIIATLDAARQKYPSKEIVAIFQPHTFTRTIALLDEFAHALNQADAVYLAQIYGSAREVDHGDVKVEDLANKINKKHQVITVENVSPLLDHDNAVYVFMGAGDIQTYEYSFERLLSNLTSNVQ; this is encoded by the coding sequence ATGTCAAAGACATATCATTTTATCGGAATTAAGGGATCAGGTATGAGTGCCTTGGCCTTGATGTTGCACCAAATGGGGCATAAGGTACAGGGATCAGATGTTGAAAAGTACTACTTTACTCAACGTGGTCTTGAGCAGGCAGGGATTACTATTCTTCCTTTTGATGAAAAGAATCTAGACGGTGATATGGAAATTATCGCTGGAAATGCCTTTCGTCCAGATAACAACGTCGAAATTGCTTATGCGGACCAAAATGGCATTAGCTACAAACGCTACCATGAGTTCCTAGGTAGCTTTATGCGCGACTTTGTTAGCATGGGAGTTGCTGGAGCGCATGGAAAAACTTCAACGACAGGTATGTTATCTCATGTCTTGTCTCACATTACAGATACTAGCTTCTTAATCGGAGATGGGACCGGTCGTGGTTCAGCCAATGCCAAATATTTTGTCTTTGAATCTGACGAATATGAGCGTCACTTCATGCCTTATCACCCAGAATATTCTATTATTACCAACATTGACTTTGACCATCCAGACTATTTCACAAGTCTAGAGGATGTTTTCAATGCCTTTAACGATTATGCTAAACAAATTACTAAGGGTCTCTTTGTCTATGGTGAAGATGCTGAATTGCGTAAGATTACATCTGATGCACCAATTTATTATTATGGTTTTGAAGCAGAAGGTAATGACTTTGTAGCTAGCGAACTTCTTCGTTCAACAACTGGTTCAACCTTCACAGTTCATTTCCGTGGTCAAGAATTGGGACAATTCCATATCCCAACCTTTGGTCGTCACAATATTATGAATGCGACAGCCGTTATTGGTCTTCTTTACACAGCAGGATTTGATTTGAACTTGGTGCGTGAACACTTGAAAACATTTGCCGGTGTTAAGCGTCGTTTCACTGAGAAAATTGTCAATGACACGGTGATTATCGATGATTTTGCCCACCATCCAACAGAAATCATTGCAACCTTGGATGCGGCTCGTCAGAAATACCCAAGCAAAGAGATCGTAGCAATCTTCCAACCGCATACTTTTACAAGAACTATTGCCCTGTTGGACGAATTTGCCCATGCTTTGAACCAAGCGGATGCAGTTTACCTAGCGCAAATTTATGGATCTGCTCGTGAAGTAGACCATGGTGATGTTAAGGTAGAAGACCTAGCCAATAAAATCAATAAGAAACACCAAGTTATCACTGTTGAAAATGTTTCTCCACTCCTAGACCATGACAATGCTGTCTATGTCTTTATGGGAGCAGGAGACATCCAAACCTATGAATATTCATTCGAGCGTCTCTTGTCTAACTTGACAAGTAATGTTCAATAG
- a CDS encoding GNAT family N-acetyltransferase codes for MEIPIKILQASKSDLAEVVALQASSFPAEKQQSSHILEESIRKCADTFLLARDENKLLGYILSSPQSDNPQCLKIHSLVIEADHQRQGLGTLLLAALKEVAVELDYKGFRLESPSELLSYFEMNGFIDEETSLYVTSQGFSMIWFNPFYLEAQ; via the coding sequence ATGGAAATTCCAATTAAAATCCTTCAGGCAAGCAAGTCTGATTTGGCTGAGGTAGTGGCACTTCAGGCCTCGTCTTTTCCAGCTGAAAAGCAGCAATCTTCCCATATCTTAGAAGAAAGTATCCGTAAGTGTGCGGATACCTTTCTTCTAGCTAGGGATGAAAATAAACTTTTAGGCTATATTCTATCAAGTCCCCAGTCAGACAATCCGCAATGTCTAAAAATACATTCTTTAGTTATCGAGGCTGACCATCAGAGACAGGGCTTGGGAACACTTCTTCTTGCAGCCTTGAAAGAGGTGGCAGTTGAACTGGATTACAAAGGGTTTCGTTTGGAGAGTCCTTCTGAGCTACTTTCCTATTTTGAAATGAACGGTTTTATTGATGAAGAAACTTCTCTTTATGTAACTAGCCAGGGTTTTAGTATGATTTGGTTTAATCCCTTTTATCTGGAGGCACAATGA
- a CDS encoding Abi family protein produces the protein MNTTDENIKVKNISVKYYALAPDKNSSMKEFLEFDKLKKKLARPVKKTGAKVIINESDEAFAKQFLFQTNYYDFSIYRKCLPKREDTTFSFQDCIELYEFNSFLRENLMKFTGKIELLIKSSIIHTLCSNYEGNLQKGECYLDKSIYKNENDYQEFIERIGMRLFELKAKSLPISHHVSNKDCKFPFWVVVPELTFGETTKIIEQLNDKFYSL, from the coding sequence ATGAATACAACTGATGAAAATATTAAGGTAAAAAATATTTCTGTCAAATATTATGCACTAGCCCCTGATAAAAACTCTTCAATGAAAGAATTTCTTGAATTTGATAAGTTGAAGAAGAAGCTTGCTAGACCAGTAAAGAAAACAGGTGCTAAAGTAATAATTAATGAGTCTGATGAGGCTTTCGCTAAACAGTTCCTTTTTCAGACAAATTATTATGATTTTTCAATATACAGAAAGTGTTTACCGAAACGAGAAGATACTACTTTTTCTTTTCAAGATTGTATTGAACTTTATGAATTCAATTCATTTTTGAGAGAAAATTTGATGAAATTTACTGGTAAAATAGAATTGTTAATCAAATCTTCTATTATCCATACTTTATGTAGCAATTATGAAGGGAATTTACAAAAAGGCGAGTGCTATTTAGATAAATCAATTTATAAAAATGAAAATGATTATCAGGAATTTATTGAAAGAATTGGAATGAGATTATTTGAATTAAAAGCTAAATCTCTTCCAATAAGTCACCATGTGAGTAATAAAGATTGCAAGTTTCCTTTTTGGGTTGTTGTACCTGAGCTGACTTTTGGAGAAACAACTAAAATAATTGAGCAGTTGAATGATAAATTTTATAGTTTATAG
- a CDS encoding DEAD/DEAH box helicase, with product MAKLIPGKVRIEGVALYETGKVDIIKEKNNRLYARVAEEELRYSLEDDLVFCACDFFQKRGYCVHLAALEHFLKNDERGQEILQSLEEGHEEKEAVETKVTLGGKFLERILSPKSDRAYELSAVGQVEAGTNHILWTMRIGQINSQKYYVIRDIPLFLRVVEKRKPYMIGKTYEESLSWEAFDEASQELLTFLRGLMEEGLAPDLFFQNQGRHLFFPLTFFEQGVNLLMTLPHFQFDHQVDSYQTLLFQDMHADANLFAFTVTAYSDYFEMEISESPRVNDFYQGAVLFHKGQVYFLTDQQMRLLKEIKALPLDRHGKKYLQFDSSDRDKLASCLTLFSQMGTVSAPERLQIKTFTPSFYFDREEDNRIRLEIQFDYGAKQVSSRQELEELPFSSDADLEERIFQVCLAAGFEADFQSLRQALKAESVYHFFHEIIPGFEKLGNVDLSDKLEELYNLVSPQVQIASKGGLLEIQFDFQDIAQEKIDQAMQALVDNRDFYIDSSNQVYFFDEETKKIRQNLQELGQFELKDGSLQTRKSLAYSLAHLFEGRDRVSFSQEFQNLAHDLTHPEDFPRQATQVKADLRDYQEKGIGWLQMLHHYGFGGILADDMGLGKTLQTIAFLTSQVTKESRILILAPSGLIYNWADEFQKFAPQLDVAVVHGLKASREEILAESHQIYVTSYATFRQDSDLYQGMTFDFLFLDEAQVMKNAQTKIAQTLRQFVVPSVFALSGTPIENHLGELWSIFQIVMPGLLPSKKEFMKLPAERVAQFIKPFVMRRKKEEVLTELPDLIEVVYKNELEDQQKAIYLAQLQQMRDRLAQVSDQEFQRSRVEILSGLMRLRQICDTPGLFMEDYQGASGKLDSLRDLLVQVADGGHRVLIFSQFKGMLEKIEQELPDLGLTSFKITGSTPAKERQDMTKAFNQGERDAFLISLKAGGVGLNLTGADTVILVDLWWNPAVEAQAIGRAHRMGQEETVEVYRLVTRGTIEEKIQELQEQKKHLVSQVLDGTESRGSLSLAEIREILGISEAST from the coding sequence ATGGCTAAATTGATTCCCGGGAAAGTCCGTATCGAAGGCGTTGCCCTTTATGAAACTGGTAAGGTTGACATTATAAAGGAAAAAAACAATCGGCTCTACGCTCGCGTTGCAGAAGAAGAACTGCGCTATAGTTTAGAGGATGATTTGGTTTTTTGTGCTTGCGATTTTTTCCAAAAGAGGGGCTACTGTGTGCATTTGGCAGCGTTGGAGCATTTTCTAAAAAATGATGAGCGTGGTCAGGAAATCTTGCAAAGTCTGGAAGAAGGTCATGAGGAAAAAGAGGCTGTTGAAACCAAGGTGACCTTGGGTGGAAAATTTTTGGAACGAATCTTATCTCCAAAATCAGACCGAGCCTATGAGTTGTCGGCTGTGGGTCAGGTCGAAGCAGGAACCAATCATATCTTGTGGACTATGAGAATCGGGCAAATCAATAGCCAAAAATACTACGTCATTCGGGATATTCCGCTTTTTTTAAGAGTCGTCGAGAAGAGAAAACCTTATATGATTGGTAAAACTTATGAGGAGTCTCTATCTTGGGAAGCCTTTGATGAAGCCAGCCAAGAACTTCTGACTTTCTTGCGGGGACTAATGGAGGAAGGATTGGCACCAGACCTCTTTTTCCAAAACCAAGGTCGGCATCTCTTTTTCCCTCTGACCTTTTTTGAGCAGGGTGTGAATTTACTGATGACCTTGCCCCATTTTCAATTTGACCATCAAGTGGATAGCTACCAGACTCTGCTTTTTCAGGATATGCATGCTGATGCCAATCTATTTGCCTTTACAGTAACAGCATACTCGGATTATTTTGAAATGGAAATCAGTGAGAGTCCAAGAGTCAATGACTTTTATCAGGGAGCTGTGCTTTTCCATAAAGGTCAGGTTTATTTTCTAACAGACCAGCAGATGCGCCTTCTCAAGGAAATCAAAGCGCTGCCTTTAGATCGACATGGAAAGAAATACCTGCAATTTGATAGTAGTGACCGAGATAAATTGGCTTCTTGTTTAACTCTTTTTAGTCAGATGGGGACAGTTTCAGCTCCAGAACGTTTACAAATCAAAACCTTTACGCCTTCTTTTTACTTTGACAGGGAAGAGGATAATCGGATTCGTTTAGAAATTCAGTTTGATTATGGAGCTAAGCAGGTATCTAGCCGACAAGAGCTAGAAGAATTACCATTTTCAAGTGATGCTGATTTAGAAGAAAGAATTTTCCAAGTCTGTTTGGCAGCTGGATTTGAAGCAGACTTTCAATCTTTGCGTCAGGCCTTAAAAGCCGAGTCTGTTTATCATTTCTTCCATGAAATCATTCCAGGCTTTGAAAAACTCGGGAATGTTGACCTATCAGACAAGTTAGAAGAACTCTATAACCTAGTGAGTCCCCAAGTGCAGATTGCTTCCAAGGGAGGTCTCTTGGAAATCCAATTTGATTTTCAAGATATTGCCCAAGAGAAAATTGACCAAGCCATGCAGGCCTTGGTTGATAATCGAGATTTTTATATTGATTCGTCTAATCAAGTCTACTTTTTCGATGAAGAAACCAAGAAAATTCGCCAAAACCTACAGGAACTGGGGCAATTTGAATTAAAAGATGGCTCCTTGCAGACTCGGAAATCCTTGGCCTACAGTTTAGCTCATCTCTTTGAAGGACGAGATCGTGTTTCTTTTTCACAAGAATTCCAGAATCTGGCTCATGATTTGACGCATCCAGAGGACTTCCCTCGACAGGCAACTCAGGTTAAGGCTGATTTACGAGATTATCAGGAGAAGGGAATCGGTTGGCTGCAAATGCTCCATCATTATGGTTTTGGTGGGATTTTGGCTGATGATATGGGACTTGGTAAAACCCTGCAGACCATTGCTTTTTTGACCAGTCAAGTGACAAAAGAAAGTCGGATTTTGATTTTAGCACCGTCAGGTTTGATTTACAACTGGGCAGATGAGTTTCAGAAATTTGCCCCACAGTTGGATGTAGCTGTTGTTCATGGCTTGAAAGCTAGTCGTGAAGAGATTCTTGCTGAGAGCCATCAAATCTATGTGACGAGCTATGCTACCTTCCGTCAGGACAGTGATCTTTATCAGGGGATGACCTTTGACTTCCTTTTCTTAGATGAGGCTCAGGTCATGAAAAATGCCCAGACTAAGATCGCTCAGACCTTGAGACAATTTGTGGTGCCGTCGGTCTTTGCCTTGTCAGGGACTCCTATTGAAAACCATCTAGGTGAGCTGTGGTCTATTTTCCAAATCGTCATGCCAGGACTTTTGCCAAGCAAGAAAGAATTTATGAAATTACCAGCTGAGCGCGTGGCTCAGTTTATTAAGCCTTTTGTTATGAGGCGAAAGAAAGAAGAAGTTCTGACTGAATTGCCAGACTTGATTGAAGTGGTTTATAAGAATGAACTGGAAGACCAGCAAAAGGCTATTTACCTAGCCCAGTTGCAACAGATGCGAGACCGTCTGGCTCAAGTGTCAGATCAGGAATTTCAGCGAAGTCGTGTGGAAATTTTATCTGGTTTGATGCGCTTGCGTCAAATCTGTGACACTCCTGGCCTCTTTATGGAAGATTATCAGGGAGCCAGTGGCAAACTGGATAGTCTCCGAGACCTGCTGGTCCAGGTGGCAGACGGTGGACACCGTGTCTTGATTTTCTCGCAGTTCAAGGGAATGTTGGAAAAAATTGAACAAGAACTGCCAGACTTGGGCTTGACTTCCTTTAAAATTACCGGTTCGACCCCAGCCAAGGAAAGACAAGACATGACCAAGGCCTTTAACCAAGGGGAAAGAGATGCCTTTCTGATTTCCCTCAAGGCTGGTGGTGTCGGTCTGAATCTGACAGGTGCTGATACGGTTATTTTAGTTGACCTTTGGTGGAATCCTGCGGTGGAAGCGCAAGCTATTGGCCGTGCCCATCGGATGGGTCAGGAAGAAACGGTTGAGGTTTATCGCTTAGTGACCAGGGGAACCATTGAAGAAAAAATTCAGGAACTCCAAGAACAAAAGAAACATCTGGTGTCACAAGTATTGGATGGAACAGAGTCACGTGGCAGTCTCAGCCTAGCAGAAATTAGAGAAATTTTGGGAATTTCTGAAGCCAGCACTTGA
- a CDS encoding GNAT family N-acetyltransferase, with product MYFRLENKESHKSQEIGNLIRVYNRSKREEAESEPLNLYVEDEKGNLLAGLIAETFGNWLEIEYLFVTEELRGQGTGSKLLQQAESEAKNRNCRFAFVNTYQFQAPDFYKRHGYKEVFTLQDYPYIGQRFYYQKNL from the coding sequence ATGTACTTTAGATTGGAAAATAAGGAATCCCATAAATCACAAGAAATAGGGAATCTGATTCGTGTTTATAACCGTTCAAAAAGAGAAGAGGCTGAAAGTGAGCCACTTAATCTTTATGTCGAAGATGAAAAGGGCAATCTCCTGGCAGGTTTGATAGCAGAGACTTTTGGAAATTGGCTAGAAATCGAGTATTTATTTGTAACAGAGGAACTGAGAGGGCAAGGAACCGGTTCAAAACTATTGCAACAAGCAGAAAGTGAAGCTAAGAATCGAAACTGTCGTTTTGCTTTTGTCAATACTTACCAGTTTCAAGCTCCAGATTTTTATAAAAGGCATGGCTACAAGGAAGTCTTTACCTTACAAGACTATCCCTACATAGGACAAAGATTTTATTACCAAAAGAATCTGTAA
- the mltG gene encoding endolytic transglycosylase MltG produces MSEKPREDEKLSFKEQILRDLEKVKQYEGIRQEAAELDEKKSALSVPDTKIADEEVMNASLSAVEKIMENAPRVPQHPSEDVPASPAEELREEAPIVPSHPSQDVPATPAEASPSRPVPGPDVNRPQKVERDLNTTPTRVAVSYKTEEPKETQAEAPRHEPVVEAEAVDVISETPRRSRRETVKPVKKKKSHLKAFFISLLIFLALISAGGYFGYQYVQSSLLPVDANSKEYVTVQIPEGSNVQEIGSALEHSGVIKHGVIFAFYAKYKNHSDLKSGYYNLQKSMSTEDIIKELQKGGTPEPQEPSLADLTIPEGYTIDQIAQAVGQLQGEFKEPLTAEAFLAKVQDDNFISQEVAKYPNLLESLPTKESGARYRLEGYLFPATYSIKESTTIESLIDEMLAAMDKTLTPHYSAIKSKNLTVNELLTIASLVEKEGAKTEDRKLIAGVFYNRLNLGMPLQSNIAILYAQGKLGQNISLADDAGIDTSINSPYNVYTKPGLMPGPVDSPSQDAIEASINQTKSENLYFVANVTDGKVYYAVTQEEHDRNVAEHVNSKLTQNSSSN; encoded by the coding sequence TTGAGTGAAAAGCCAAGAGAAGACGAAAAATTAAGCTTTAAAGAGCAAATTTTACGTGATTTAGAAAAAGTAAAACAATATGAAGGGATTCGTCAAGAGGCCGCTGAACTTGATGAAAAAAAATCAGCTTTGTCTGTCCCTGACACAAAAATTGCTGATGAAGAAGTGATGAATGCATCCCTATCAGCTGTTGAAAAAATTATGGAGAATGCACCACGTGTTCCACAGCATCCTAGTGAAGATGTGCCTGCATCACCGGCGGAGGAACTAAGAGAGGAAGCTCCAATCGTTCCTAGTCACCCTAGTCAAGATGTTCCAGCTACACCAGCTGAAGCAAGTCCATCAAGACCGGTTCCAGGACCAGATGTCAATCGTCCACAAAAGGTCGAAAGAGATTTGAACACAACTCCAACAAGAGTAGCTGTTTCTTATAAAACTGAAGAACCAAAAGAGACACAAGCAGAAGCGCCAAGACATGAACCGGTCGTCGAAGCGGAAGCTGTTGACGTGATTTCTGAAACTCCACGTCGTAGTCGTCGTGAGACAGTTAAACCTGTTAAGAAGAAAAAATCACATTTGAAAGCTTTCTTCATTTCTCTATTGATTTTCCTTGCCTTGATTTCAGCAGGTGGTTACTTTGGTTACCAGTATGTTCAATCATCTTTATTACCAGTTGATGCAAATTCTAAGGAATATGTAACGGTTCAAATCCCAGAAGGATCCAATGTCCAAGAGATTGGATCAGCACTTGAACATTCTGGTGTGATTAAACACGGAGTGATTTTTGCTTTTTATGCTAAATATAAGAATCATTCAGATTTGAAGTCTGGATATTACAATTTGCAAAAGAGCATGAGTACAGAGGATATCATCAAAGAACTCCAAAAAGGTGGTACTCCTGAACCTCAAGAACCATCACTTGCAGATTTAACCATTCCAGAAGGATATACCATTGATCAAATCGCCCAAGCTGTAGGCCAATTACAAGGTGAATTTAAAGAACCTTTGACAGCGGAAGCCTTCTTGGCTAAGGTGCAAGATGACAACTTTATCAGTCAAGAAGTTGCTAAATATCCAAACCTACTTGAAAGCTTGCCAACGAAAGAAAGTGGAGCTCGTTACCGTTTGGAAGGTTATCTTTTCCCAGCGACCTACTCTATCAAGGAAAGCACAACTATTGAAAGTTTGATTGATGAGATGCTGGCAGCTATGGATAAGACCTTGACTCCGCACTATAGTGCAATCAAGTCTAAAAACTTAACAGTTAATGAATTGCTAACAATTGCCTCACTTGTTGAAAAAGAAGGAGCTAAGACTGAAGATCGTAAGTTGATTGCAGGTGTCTTCTACAATCGTTTGAATCTTGGTATGCCACTTCAAAGCAATATTGCAATCTTGTATGCCCAAGGGAAACTTGGCCAAAATATTAGCCTAGCAGACGATGCTGGAATTGATACATCAATTAATTCACCATACAATGTTTATACAAAACCTGGTTTGATGCCTGGTCCAGTAGATAGTCCAAGTCAGGATGCGATTGAAGCAAGTATCAACCAAACAAAGAGTGAGAACCTCTACTTTGTAGCCAATGTTACAGATGGTAAAGTCTATTACGCAGTTACTCAGGAAGAACATGATCGGAATGTAGCTGAGCACGTCAATAGCAAGCTTACTCAAAATAGTAGTTCAAACTAA
- a CDS encoding GNAT family N-acetyltransferase, protein MKIRKARLEDLDRIVEIELENFSAEEAIPRSIFEAHLREIQTSFLVAEKEGRIMGYIEGPVGPHRHLQDQSFTEEIEDHSHEPGGYISVTCLSIAKEAQGLGLGQKLLTALKELALEHEREGINLTCHDYLIAYYERHGFVNEGQSQSTFAGETWYDMVWEANTLRKSNSNHVSVALPYSSTACG, encoded by the coding sequence ATGAAAATTAGGAAAGCAAGATTAGAAGATTTAGATCGTATCGTTGAGATTGAACTAGAGAATTTCTCTGCTGAAGAGGCTATTCCTCGCTCTATTTTTGAGGCGCATTTGCGAGAAATTCAGACCTCGTTTCTGGTTGCAGAAAAAGAAGGCAGAATCATGGGGTATATAGAAGGACCAGTTGGACCACACCGCCATCTGCAAGATCAGTCCTTTACAGAGGAGATAGAAGACCATAGTCATGAGCCTGGTGGCTATATCTCTGTAACCTGTCTTTCAATTGCCAAAGAAGCACAGGGCCTTGGACTTGGTCAAAAATTACTAACAGCCTTGAAAGAGTTGGCGCTTGAACACGAAAGAGAAGGCATTAATCTAACCTGTCATGACTATCTCATCGCCTACTACGAAAGGCATGGATTTGTCAATGAAGGCCAGTCTCAGTCAACCTTTGCAGGGGAAACTTGGTATGATATGGTCTGGGAAGCTAATACTCTTCGAAAATCAAATTCAAACCACGTCAGCGTCGCCTTACCGTACTCAAGTACAGCTTGCGGCTAG
- a CDS encoding DUF6773 family protein, translating to MVNKFIHYQLLDEREEQLINKAGAESFTLFIGLVLLSYLVAVLAPSLFNPNFLVYTLIVGILFFFNRARYLGVTYYSRFHFTILGCFFLTLAITTLLMLQNYQFNIEIYQHNPLNLKYLSAWAITYVIYLPWVFIGNLGLKSYGEWAQKKFEQDMDELESGE from the coding sequence ATGGTAAATAAATTTATTCATTATCAATTACTAGACGAAAGAGAAGAACAACTAATCAATAAAGCTGGGGCGGAATCCTTTACCCTCTTCATTGGGCTTGTGCTTCTAAGCTATTTGGTGGCTGTATTAGCTCCCTCTCTTTTTAATCCGAATTTTCTAGTCTATACTCTGATAGTAGGGATTTTGTTCTTTTTCAATCGTGCTCGTTATCTGGGAGTAACCTACTATAGTCGTTTTCATTTTACGATTTTAGGTTGTTTTTTCCTAACCTTGGCGATTACAACTCTATTGATGTTACAGAATTATCAATTCAACATAGAAATTTATCAGCACAATCCTTTGAACCTTAAATACCTATCTGCTTGGGCAATTACTTATGTCATTTACCTTCCCTGGGTCTTTATTGGCAATCTTGGTCTGAAAAGCTATGGAGAATGGGCTCAGAAAAAGTTTGAACAAGATATGGATGAACTGGAGAGTGGAGAATAG
- a CDS encoding amino acid permease, with protein sequence MSSKKKKNKMQRGLTNRHVQVMAIAGTIGTGLFLGAGRSISLTGPSIVLIYMITGAFMFLMMRAVGEMLYQDPEQHTFINFITRHLGKGWGYFSVWSYWLSVVFIGMAEITAISHYVQFWFPSWPSWMIEIGFLTILALVNLIAVKLFGEVEFWFAMVKIVAILAMIATGVFMVLTGFKTPHGVASLANIADNFSLFPNGGVNFVMAFQMVFFAYLMIEFIGVTTSETKNPRQVLPKAVKEIPLRIAFFYGGALLAIMAIIPWRELASADSPFVTVFELAGIKWAAALINFVVLTSAASALNSTLYSTGRHLYQIAHDSPNPFLKAIKADTLSRHNVPQNAIIASAILIALAAFINILPGVSDAFALITASSSGVYIAIYILIMVAHLKYRKSPDFMADGYLMPHYRFLNPLTMLFFAFVFVTLFLQESTFVGAIGSAIWIIGFGIYSQWKFRK encoded by the coding sequence ATGAGTTCAAAGAAGAAAAAAAATAAGATGCAGCGTGGTCTGACTAATCGTCACGTGCAGGTTATGGCCATTGCAGGAACAATCGGAACAGGCCTCTTTTTAGGAGCAGGTCGCTCTATTAGCCTAACAGGTCCTTCCATTGTACTGATTTATATGATTACGGGAGCTTTCATGTTCCTCATGATGCGTGCGGTTGGGGAAATGCTCTACCAAGACCCTGAGCAACATACCTTTATCAACTTTATTACGCGCCATTTGGGTAAGGGCTGGGGTTATTTCTCGGTTTGGTCTTACTGGCTATCTGTTGTCTTTATCGGTATGGCGGAAATCACTGCTATCTCTCACTATGTTCAGTTCTGGTTCCCTAGCTGGCCAAGTTGGATGATTGAGATTGGATTTTTAACCATTCTAGCCTTGGTCAATCTGATTGCGGTGAAGCTCTTTGGGGAAGTTGAGTTTTGGTTTGCGATGGTCAAGATTGTGGCTATTTTAGCTATGATTGCCACAGGAGTCTTTATGGTCTTGACAGGCTTTAAGACACCCCATGGAGTAGCAAGTTTGGCTAATATCGCCGACAATTTCTCCCTCTTCCCAAATGGTGGAGTGAACTTTGTCATGGCCTTCCAGATGGTTTTCTTTGCCTACCTCATGATTGAGTTTATCGGGGTCACAACTTCTGAAACTAAAAATCCACGTCAGGTCTTGCCAAAAGCTGTTAAGGAAATTCCTTTGCGTATCGCCTTTTTCTACGGTGGTGCCCTCTTAGCCATCATGGCTATCATTCCTTGGCGTGAACTTGCTTCTGCTGATTCTCCCTTTGTTACGGTGTTTGAATTGGCCGGTATCAAGTGGGCGGCAGCCTTGATTAATTTCGTCGTTTTGACGTCAGCAGCATCTGCTCTTAACTCAACCCTTTATTCAACAGGGCGTCATTTGTACCAGATTGCCCATGATTCGCCAAATCCATTCTTAAAGGCTATTAAGGCAGATACTCTTTCTCGTCATAACGTGCCACAAAATGCTATCATCGCTTCAGCAATCTTGATTGCCTTAGCAGCCTTTATCAATATCTTGCCAGGTGTTTCCGATGCCTTTGCCTTGATTACAGCATCATCATCAGGTGTCTATATCGCCATTTATATCTTAATCATGGTGGCTCACCTTAAATACCGCAAGTCACCAGACTTTATGGCGGATGGCTATCTCATGCCCCATTATCGTTTCCTAAATCCGTTAACCATGCTCTTCTTTGCCTTTGTCTTTGTAACCCTCTTTTTACAAGAGTCTACATTTGTCGGAGCAATCGGATCAGCTATCTGGATTATAGGTTTTGGGATTTATAGCCAGTGGAAATTTAGAAAATAG